The following are encoded in a window of Polynucleobacter sp. AP-Kolm-20A-A1 genomic DNA:
- a CDS encoding DUF748 domain-containing protein, with protein MLSLQNPQIKRWGLRLVGAAMVMLALFWAGSHAFVPGLVKKAVAEYGDKLGYEIAYQDLSLSPLRLHIELDGLHIAKGGSAKLLEFKKLAITLKWTKLLLGEVGFDEILLDEPKILVEKRAAIRQQSKQAVQWNWQEFIHAVEKNLPPKDPQAEKKPIKISVDEFLVKAGSLSLIDDSSKLKEDLKPFSIKLLDVANYDQNGVVSGVRGQYDFNLGSLQLLIPGMNKTIAFNKVVIGGGLDNPSPNRLGLQLDLQLDGGNIRSHWDLNTASKALEGKVKIVDISTAPLIALLPANKELVGTSGVLNADLAVKLGGEAEVISGDAQLSNLSVIEKGEKTPLITWDSADIRQLEYKSSKNSGIKSTALAIDEVILDHPNLRFEINDQGLSNFRRLFSKPQVTKTAEVNSESPQAEPAKVAATQVSKDTFNLDIRTVNLKNGEVYFMDLAMRPNFKVDIKKFNATFLGASNVPGRFTSIAMDGVVAGSGSMRAKGQASFDDPRRNHDILMSFRNLPLTTFNPAVMTYAGHQITGGNLNLNLNYRAKDGQLNGSNQIIIKRVQLGDEVADFQGKKLPLGLAIALLEDSDDTIDVTIRIAGNVDSPEFSASGLVWQAISNVLTNVATAPFRALAAVLGMGGEEGVNAVPGEVVFLPVDQERLEKFGEYLSKRTNSSLEIFGTYDPVQDKQALARAKADTAILKDAGFKLSLGEPVPVPSLTDPRIQSGLKAAYAQYIGRIKLGQRLLTLPDGEARNEQLHNELIAGIVISDAELKELATNRAKLAYDLMVKANPTLKERIQVGDVKTAEAGKEGIPLDVEVRIK; from the coding sequence ATGCTTTCCCTCCAAAACCCTCAGATAAAACGATGGGGCCTACGTCTAGTGGGTGCCGCAATGGTTATGCTGGCTCTTTTTTGGGCGGGCAGCCATGCATTTGTACCTGGGCTGGTTAAAAAGGCGGTGGCTGAGTATGGTGACAAGCTGGGTTATGAAATTGCCTATCAAGACTTAAGCCTCTCTCCATTGCGCTTACATATAGAGCTCGATGGTTTGCATATTGCTAAAGGCGGTAGCGCAAAGCTGCTGGAGTTTAAGAAACTAGCGATCACTCTAAAGTGGACTAAGCTGCTATTGGGCGAAGTGGGCTTTGATGAGATCTTGCTAGATGAGCCAAAGATCTTGGTTGAGAAGCGCGCGGCAATAAGGCAACAGAGCAAGCAAGCAGTGCAATGGAATTGGCAAGAGTTTATTCATGCAGTAGAAAAAAACCTTCCGCCAAAAGATCCTCAGGCGGAAAAAAAGCCTATCAAGATTTCGGTAGATGAGTTTTTGGTAAAGGCGGGATCTCTGAGTTTGATAGATGACTCTTCAAAGTTAAAAGAGGATCTCAAACCGTTCTCTATCAAATTGCTCGACGTAGCGAACTATGACCAAAATGGCGTGGTTTCAGGTGTACGAGGGCAGTACGACTTCAATCTGGGCTCCTTGCAATTGCTTATACCTGGCATGAACAAGACGATCGCCTTTAATAAGGTAGTGATTGGCGGAGGGCTAGATAACCCAAGCCCTAATCGTCTGGGGCTTCAATTAGATCTTCAGTTGGATGGTGGCAATATTCGCTCTCACTGGGATTTGAACACTGCATCGAAAGCCCTAGAGGGTAAGGTCAAGATTGTCGATATCTCCACAGCGCCATTGATTGCCTTGTTGCCAGCGAATAAGGAATTAGTTGGTACCAGCGGAGTGTTGAATGCAGATCTTGCAGTCAAGTTGGGCGGAGAAGCTGAAGTAATTTCTGGCGATGCGCAGTTAAGCAATTTGTCTGTCATCGAGAAGGGTGAAAAAACACCGCTGATTACTTGGGATAGCGCGGATATTCGTCAGCTTGAATATAAGAGCAGTAAAAATTCCGGCATTAAGTCGACTGCACTCGCAATTGATGAAGTGATCTTGGATCATCCGAATTTGCGTTTTGAAATTAATGATCAGGGTTTATCGAATTTCCGCCGCTTATTCTCAAAACCACAGGTAACCAAAACGGCTGAGGTGAATTCAGAAAGTCCTCAGGCGGAGCCTGCAAAGGTCGCCGCTACGCAAGTAAGCAAAGATACATTTAATTTAGATATTCGTACGGTCAATCTCAAAAATGGCGAGGTCTACTTCATGGATTTAGCGATGCGACCTAACTTTAAAGTCGACATTAAAAAGTTCAATGCTACATTCTTGGGTGCCAGCAATGTTCCTGGACGCTTTACTTCCATTGCGATGGATGGTGTAGTGGCGGGCTCCGGAAGTATGCGCGCAAAAGGTCAAGCCTCTTTCGATGATCCACGTCGTAATCACGATATCTTGATGAGCTTTCGGAATTTACCGCTCACCACCTTTAATCCTGCTGTGATGACTTATGCGGGCCATCAAATCACTGGCGGCAATCTCAATCTGAACTTGAACTACCGCGCGAAAGATGGCCAATTAAACGGTAGCAATCAAATCATTATTAAGAGAGTGCAGTTAGGTGATGAGGTCGCAGACTTTCAGGGTAAAAAATTACCACTGGGATTGGCGATTGCATTATTAGAAGATTCGGATGACACGATCGATGTCACGATTCGCATTGCAGGCAATGTCGACTCCCCAGAATTTAGCGCCAGCGGTTTGGTATGGCAGGCCATTAGTAATGTGCTTACCAATGTGGCTACTGCACCGTTTAGGGCCTTAGCAGCTGTATTGGGCATGGGCGGTGAAGAGGGCGTAAATGCAGTTCCAGGCGAGGTAGTCTTTTTGCCAGTTGACCAAGAGCGTCTTGAAAAGTTTGGCGAGTACTTGTCTAAGCGTACGAATTCCAGTTTAGAAATTTTTGGCACTTATGATCCTGTGCAAGACAAGCAAGCGCTTGCTAGAGCAAAAGCCGACACTGCCATTCTGAAAGATGCTGGGTTTAAGTTATCACTGGGAGAGCCTGTGCCAGTACCAAGCTTGACTGATCCACGCATTCAGTCTGGATTAAAAGCGGCATACGCTCAATATATCGGCCGCATCAAGTTAGGACAGCGCTTGTTAACGCTTCCAGATGGCGAGGCTCGTAACGAACAATTACATAACGAATTAATCGCTGGGATAGTTATAAGTGATGCCGAGTTAAAAGAATTGGCGACCAATCGCGCTAAGTTGGCATACGACTTAATGGTGAAGGCTAATCCCACCCTCAAAGAGCGCATTCAAGTGGGTGACGTGAAGACTGCAGAGGCTGGAAAAGAGGGGATTCCTCTCGATGTTGAGGTCAGAATCAAGTAG
- a CDS encoding DUF1080 domain-containing protein has protein sequence MKPVLNKLLSSTLFCLCLMANGPAAFAQNQDGFTSLIDGVSLNGWNIIGSANWVIGNGMIEGNKPNGFLVSDKSYKNFVIKAEFWAESNTNSGIFIRCQDPNKVSQYSAYEINIWDTRPEQAYATGAIVDVAKVNPVPKAGGRWNTMEIVANGSHFKVSLNGVVTVADAQDTKFTDGPIALQSAGGTIKFRKLEIKPL, from the coding sequence ATGAAACCAGTATTGAATAAGCTACTGTCGTCCACCCTCTTTTGTCTTTGCCTTATGGCTAATGGACCTGCAGCGTTCGCCCAAAATCAAGATGGTTTTACGAGCTTGATTGATGGAGTGAGTCTTAATGGCTGGAACATCATCGGTAGTGCTAACTGGGTAATTGGCAATGGGATGATTGAAGGCAATAAACCCAATGGATTTTTAGTGAGCGATAAGAGCTATAAAAACTTTGTGATCAAAGCAGAGTTCTGGGCAGAATCCAATACCAATAGCGGCATTTTTATTCGCTGCCAAGATCCCAACAAGGTAAGCCAATACAGCGCCTATGAAATCAATATTTGGGATACGCGCCCTGAGCAAGCATATGCAACCGGTGCGATTGTTGACGTTGCTAAGGTAAACCCCGTTCCTAAAGCTGGCGGACGTTGGAACACAATGGAGATTGTTGCCAATGGTTCCCATTTCAAGGTGAGCTTGAATGGGGTTGTTACTGTTGCCGATGCGCAGGATACTAAGTTTACCGATGGACCTATTGCACTGCAGTCCGCAGGTGGCACCATCAAATTTAGAAAGCTAGAAATTAAACCCCTTTAA
- a CDS encoding YciI family protein: MIFAILLMDRPGTADLRVQVRPEHRAYLAKLADRMAFAGPLTSEDGQTTVGSLLAIDFPSRADADAWLKDEPFTKAGVYEKPVIHVFNNMWAQKVGFPPA, encoded by the coding sequence ATGATTTTTGCAATTCTATTAATGGACCGTCCTGGCACTGCAGACCTACGCGTTCAGGTGCGCCCAGAGCATCGCGCCTATTTAGCGAAGTTGGCAGATCGCATGGCTTTTGCTGGCCCACTAACATCGGAAGATGGTCAGACAACTGTAGGCAGTCTTTTGGCAATCGATTTTCCGAGTAGGGCAGATGCTGATGCTTGGTTAAAAGATGAGCCCTTCACCAAGGCTGGTGTGTATGAGAAGCCAGTGATTCATGTCTTTAATAATATGTGGGCACAAAAGGTGGGATTTCCACCGGCATAA
- a CDS encoding phasin family protein codes for MFQAQLNDQIAQAQAKAVENAKHLAQVAVESAQELAEINQAAAKDAMAAAQDASTQLLAIKDPQQLTKLAQPEVAQEAAKYAAAYQAKVNKVVRNGNKEVAQVIDASIDDARDDLVKFVKEATKTAPAGSEAFVSAFKTAFESSLQQFDQVRATATDAFANFEKSVDAAMANIQGQYAVAKPAAKTRKAA; via the coding sequence ATGTTTCAAGCACAATTAAACGACCAGATCGCTCAAGCTCAAGCTAAAGCAGTTGAAAACGCAAAACACTTGGCACAAGTTGCTGTTGAAAGCGCGCAAGAGTTGGCAGAAATCAACCAAGCTGCTGCTAAAGATGCAATGGCTGCTGCACAAGATGCAAGCACACAATTGTTGGCAATCAAGGATCCACAGCAATTAACTAAATTGGCTCAGCCTGAAGTTGCTCAAGAAGCTGCTAAGTACGCTGCTGCTTACCAAGCTAAAGTGAACAAAGTTGTTCGCAATGGCAATAAAGAAGTTGCTCAAGTTATCGATGCTTCAATCGACGACGCACGTGACGACTTAGTTAAGTTCGTTAAAGAAGCTACTAAAACAGCTCCTGCTGGTTCTGAGGCATTTGTATCTGCATTCAAAACTGCATTCGAATCTTCACTCCAACAGTTCGACCAAGTTCGTGCAACTGCAACTGACGCATTTGCTAACTTTGAGAAGAGTGTTGACGCTGCAATGGCAAACATTCAAGGTCAATATGCTGTTGCTAAGCCAGCTGCTAAGACACGTAAAGCTGCTTAA
- the acs gene encoding acetate--CoA ligase, translating to MEPLKQENRVFHPPEDFVKGAAIPGMEAYNKLCAEAEKDYDGFWGRLAKENIYWKKPFTKVLDESKAPFYKWFEDGTTNASYNCLDRQVEAGLGDKTAIIFEADDGTVTKVTYKEMLERVCKMANALRKMGVKSGDSVIIYMAMTIEGIVAMQACARIGAIHSVVFGGFSAQALRDRIMDVGAVAVITADGQFRGGKALPLKAICDEALSTGECPKVKHVIVSKRTGTDVAMQAGRDVWMQEIVANEATTCEPEWVSAEHPLFILYTSGSTGKPKGVQHSTGGYLLWAILTMKWTFDIKPNDVFWCTADIGWVTGHSYITYGPLAVGATEIVFEGVPTYPNAGRFWEMIQKHKASIFYTAPTAIRSLIKASSNDEAVHPKSYDLSSLRLLGSVGEPINPEAWMWYYENVGGSRCPIADTFWQTETGGHMISPLPGATPMIPGSCTLPLPGIQAAIVDEAGVDVPNGQGGILVVKRPWPSMIRTIWNDADRFVKSYFPEELGGTLYLAGDGAIRNKDTGYFTITGRIDDVLNVSGHRMGTMEIESCLVANPLVAEAAVVGRPDELTGEAICVFVVLKGGRPTGEEAKKVATELRNWVGKEIGPIAKPKDVRFGDNLPKTRSGKIMRRLLRVIAKGEEVTQDTSTLENPHILDQLKESL from the coding sequence ATGGAACCATTAAAACAAGAAAACCGCGTATTTCACCCACCAGAGGATTTTGTTAAGGGCGCGGCTATTCCAGGCATGGAGGCTTATAACAAGCTTTGCGCTGAAGCTGAGAAAGATTATGACGGCTTTTGGGGTCGTCTCGCTAAAGAAAATATCTATTGGAAAAAGCCATTCACCAAAGTGTTGGATGAGTCCAAGGCACCTTTTTACAAATGGTTTGAAGATGGCACAACAAATGCCTCTTATAACTGTTTAGATCGTCAAGTTGAAGCAGGCCTTGGCGACAAGACTGCCATCATTTTTGAAGCAGATGACGGTACGGTTACTAAAGTTACTTACAAAGAAATGCTCGAGCGCGTTTGCAAAATGGCAAATGCACTTCGCAAAATGGGCGTTAAGTCTGGTGACAGCGTCATCATTTACATGGCAATGACTATTGAAGGCATTGTTGCGATGCAAGCGTGTGCTCGTATCGGCGCAATTCACTCTGTTGTGTTTGGCGGCTTCTCCGCACAAGCATTGCGTGATCGCATTATGGACGTTGGCGCGGTTGCAGTGATCACTGCTGATGGCCAGTTCCGTGGCGGTAAAGCTCTGCCATTGAAGGCTATTTGCGATGAAGCGCTTTCTACTGGAGAGTGCCCTAAGGTTAAGCATGTGATCGTAAGCAAGCGCACCGGCACAGATGTTGCGATGCAAGCTGGTCGCGATGTTTGGATGCAAGAAATCGTTGCTAATGAAGCAACTACTTGTGAGCCAGAGTGGGTAAGTGCAGAGCACCCATTGTTTATTCTTTACACATCTGGTTCGACTGGTAAGCCAAAGGGCGTACAACATTCAACCGGTGGCTACCTCTTGTGGGCAATTCTCACAATGAAGTGGACTTTTGACATTAAGCCTAACGATGTGTTCTGGTGTACAGCTGACATCGGTTGGGTAACAGGTCACTCATACATTACTTATGGCCCACTCGCAGTAGGCGCTACTGAGATTGTGTTTGAAGGCGTTCCAACTTATCCAAATGCTGGCCGTTTCTGGGAGATGATCCAAAAACACAAAGCATCTATTTTCTATACAGCACCAACAGCAATTCGTTCATTGATCAAAGCATCAAGCAATGACGAAGCAGTGCATCCAAAGAGCTATGACTTATCTTCATTGCGTCTCTTGGGTTCTGTAGGCGAGCCAATCAATCCTGAAGCATGGATGTGGTACTACGAAAACGTTGGCGGCTCACGTTGCCCAATCGCAGATACTTTCTGGCAAACCGAAACTGGCGGTCACATGATCTCCCCGTTGCCAGGCGCAACACCAATGATTCCAGGTTCATGCACATTGCCATTGCCAGGTATTCAGGCAGCAATTGTTGACGAAGCTGGTGTAGATGTTCCAAACGGTCAGGGTGGTATCTTGGTTGTTAAACGTCCATGGCCTTCTATGATTCGTACGATCTGGAATGATGCCGATCGTTTCGTGAAGTCTTATTTCCCAGAAGAGTTAGGCGGTACTTTGTATCTTGCAGGTGACGGCGCAATCCGTAACAAAGATACTGGCTACTTCACCATTACTGGTCGTATCGATGACGTGTTGAACGTTTCCGGTCACCGTATGGGAACAATGGAAATCGAATCTTGCTTAGTTGCTAACCCATTGGTTGCTGAGGCGGCAGTAGTTGGTCGTCCAGATGAGTTAACCGGTGAGGCAATCTGCGTATTCGTGGTTCTCAAAGGCGGCCGTCCAACTGGTGAGGAAGCGAAGAAGGTTGCTACTGAACTGCGTAACTGGGTTGGCAAAGAAATTGGCCCAATCGCTAAACCAAAAGACGTTCGTTTTGGCGATAACTTGCCTAAAACCCGTTCCGGCAAAATCATGCGCCGCTTATTGCGTGTGATCGCTAAAGGCGAAGAGGTTACTCAAGACACTTCAACTTTGGAAAACCCACACATCTTGGACCAGCTCAAAGAGTCTCTATAA
- a CDS encoding fumarate hydratase yields the protein MTNIKQNDLIQSVADAFQFISYYHPKDFITAMGKAYELEQGEAAKDAIAQILTNSRMCAEGHRPMCQDTGIAVVFLKIGMNVQWSDATMSVTEMVNEGVRRAYLNPDNMLRASVLTDPAGKRKNTGDNTPAVVHYEIVPGDDVEVICAAKGGGSENKAKMVMLNPSDSIVDWVLKTVPTMGAGWCPPGILGIGIGGTPEKAMLMAKESLMGPVDIQELIARGAKTRAEELRLELYEKVNKLGIGAQGLGGLATVLDIKIMEYPTHAASLPVAMIPNCAATRHVHFHLHGDGPAKLEKPSLSDWPDVTWTPDTKKSKRVNLDTLTAAEVASWKPGETLLLNGKILTGRDAAHKRIQDMLAKGEELPVSFKDRVIYYVGPVDPVREEAVGPAGPTTATRMDKFTEMMLAKTGLISMIGKAERGPVAIEAIKKHKSAYLMAVGGAAYLVSKAIQTSKVVGFADLGMEAIYEFDVKDMPVTVAVNSEGISMHETGPKEWQAKIAGIPVKIA from the coding sequence ATGACAAATATCAAACAAAACGACCTTATTCAAAGCGTTGCGGACGCATTCCAGTTCATTTCCTACTACCACCCAAAGGACTTCATTACCGCCATGGGCAAGGCTTATGAGCTCGAACAAGGTGAAGCTGCCAAGGATGCGATCGCTCAAATTCTGACCAATAGCCGCATGTGCGCCGAAGGTCACCGCCCAATGTGTCAGGACACTGGTATTGCAGTGGTTTTCCTCAAAATCGGTATGAACGTTCAGTGGTCTGATGCCACGATGAGTGTTACTGAGATGGTGAATGAGGGTGTGCGTCGCGCTTACCTCAACCCAGACAATATGCTGCGCGCTTCAGTATTGACTGATCCTGCAGGCAAACGTAAAAACACAGGCGATAACACCCCTGCTGTTGTCCATTACGAAATCGTTCCCGGCGATGATGTTGAAGTCATTTGCGCTGCCAAAGGTGGTGGCTCAGAGAACAAGGCCAAGATGGTCATGCTCAACCCTTCTGACTCTATTGTGGATTGGGTTCTGAAAACTGTTCCGACCATGGGCGCTGGCTGGTGCCCTCCCGGCATCCTTGGCATCGGTATTGGCGGCACACCAGAAAAAGCCATGTTGATGGCTAAAGAATCTTTAATGGGTCCGGTCGACATTCAAGAGCTGATCGCTCGTGGCGCGAAGACTCGTGCTGAAGAGTTGCGCTTAGAACTCTACGAGAAAGTAAACAAGCTGGGTATTGGTGCACAAGGCCTCGGTGGTTTAGCTACTGTTCTCGATATCAAGATTATGGAATACCCAACGCACGCTGCTTCATTGCCAGTGGCGATGATTCCGAACTGTGCTGCCACCCGTCACGTGCACTTCCACTTACACGGCGATGGTCCTGCAAAATTAGAGAAGCCTTCCCTCTCTGATTGGCCAGATGTCACATGGACACCAGATACCAAGAAATCTAAACGCGTTAATTTAGATACCCTGACAGCAGCAGAAGTAGCCAGCTGGAAACCAGGTGAAACCTTATTGTTGAACGGCAAGATTTTGACTGGCCGTGATGCAGCGCATAAGCGTATTCAAGACATGCTCGCCAAAGGCGAAGAATTGCCAGTGAGCTTTAAAGACCGCGTGATCTATTACGTTGGCCCAGTAGATCCAGTTCGTGAAGAAGCGGTTGGTCCTGCAGGTCCTACTACTGCAACACGCATGGATAAGTTCACCGAGATGATGCTTGCGAAGACCGGCTTGATCTCCATGATCGGTAAAGCAGAACGTGGTCCAGTTGCGATTGAAGCAATCAAGAAACATAAGTCTGCCTACCTGATGGCTGTTGGTGGCGCCGCTTACTTAGTGTCTAAGGCAATCCAGACTTCTAAAGTGGTTGGCTTTGCTGATTTAGGCATGGAAGCGATTTATGAATTCGATGTCAAAGACATGCCGGTAACAGTTGCCGTGAACTCAGAAGGCATCTCGATGCATGAGACTGGTCCTAAAGAGTGGCAAGCCAAAATTGCTGGTATTCCAGTAAAGATTGCTTAA